Proteins co-encoded in one Cyprinus carpio isolate SPL01 chromosome B5, ASM1834038v1, whole genome shotgun sequence genomic window:
- the kif1c gene encoding kinesin-like protein KIF1C, with translation MASSSVKVAVRVRPFNSREINRGAKCVIQMQDKSTCIINSKQPKEAPKNFTFDYSYWSHSSEEDPSFASQRKVYQDIGEEMLLHAFEGYNVCIFAYGQTGAGKSYTMMGKQDPGQQGIIPQMCEDLFRQTAENTDPDLSFSVEVSYMEIYCERVRDLLNPKSRGALRVREHPIMGPYVEDLSKMAVTNYSDIADLMDTGNKARTVAATNMNETSSRSHAVFTILFTQRRHDNMTSLDTEKVSKISLVDLAGSERADSSGAKGMRLKEGANINKSLTTLGKVISALADMHGSKKRRSDFIPYRDSVLTWLLRENLGGNSRTAMIAALSPADINYEETLSTLRYADRAKQIKCNAVINEDPNARLVRELKEEVNRLKELLLSQGLSNLITASGSEAGRPALGGASGELHQPSLSYVQSTSDAPMEGVAPTSPTTHISKEEAAERLKETEKIIAELNETWEEKLRKTESIRQDREALLAEMGVSVKEDGGTVGVFSPKRTPHLVNLNEDPLMSECLIYYIKDGVTRVGQEDVDIRLTGQFIKELHCVFCSEVNENNEVVVTLEPLVGAETYVNGKRITDGVVLKQGNRIVMGKNHVFRFNHPEQARLERERNATQEQQGEPVDWSYAQKELLEKQGIDIKQEMEKRLQDLENQYRKEKEEADQILEQQRLYADSDSGDDSDKRSCEESWRLISSLREKLPANKMQSIVKKCGLPSSGKRREPLRVYQIPQRRRIPATQESKHRLSLEELRTQAVKEICYEVALGDFRHTRQEIEALAIVRMKELCRTYGQKDPQERESWKSVAKDVCETVGIGEEEGDREERTTAAGGGGNEGGKTDMGELKAHIDKLTDILQEVKLQNNMKDEEIRSLRDRMVKMEKIFPVEVQGDGDNIELDGARGDSPPAEVNRRDEDSGYRRGRHRWQYPDKYHDPKRRKGASNQPNNALYSESPSGHSQNNPFSMASPQFSNPSFISQIPRNPNGPFLPGTGRFLPPQERKLQFPFKNNPQNRGFIWGPSSGGEGGKDTSAQSNTDMVHTFQSSPSPNKGQWPNNHHQQRHNHGNRGYGNWGNRQRSRNRGRNPFDGYLTNEQAGNIERKDGGSVQGQHKQSRARYTWYNPNFTSDQPVGEGFQHNYNQSRQGVYKHPNSHYHQRQRQDNPPGMIQQGSEGNPNPPSIPDCNSTPMET, from the exons ATGGCGTCTTCCTCGGTGAAGGTGGCGGTCCGTGTGCGGCCTTTCAACAGCCGAGAGATAAACCGAGGAGCTAAGTGTGTGATCCAGATGCAGGACAAGAGCACAT GTATTATTAATTCTAAACAACCCAAGGAAGCACCCAAGAACTTCACTTTTGACTATTCATACTGGTCACACAGCTCA GAGGAAGACCCATCCTTTGCATCTCAGAGGAAGGTGTATCAGGACATTGGCGAGGAGATGCTGCTTCATGCTTTCGAGGGCtataatgtgtgtatttttgcttATGGGCAGACTGGAGCAGGGAAGTCATACACAATGATGGGAAAACAGGATCCTGGGCAGCAAGGCATCATACCACAA aTGTGTGAGGATTTGTTCAGACAGACAGCAGAAAACACTGACCCTGACCTGTCCTTCTCTGTAGAG gtttcataTATGGAGATTTATTGTGAGCGAGTTCGGGACTTGTTGAACCCAAAAAGCAGAGGGGCCTTGAGGGTCAGAGAGCACCCTATAATGGGCCCTTATGTAGAAGACCTCTCCAAAATGGCGGTTACCAACTACAGTGATATTGCAGATCTCATGGACACTGGCAACAAAGCCAG GACGGTTGCTGCTACTAATATGAACGAGACCAGCAGTCGCTCACATGCTGTCTTCACCATCCTCTTCACACAGCGTCGACATGATAACATGACTAGCCTGGACACTGAGAAG GTGAGCAAGATCAGCCTGGTTGATCTGGCAGGAAGTGAGAGAGCAGACTCATCTGGAGCCAAAGGCATGAGGTTGAAG GAGGGAGCCAATATTAACAAGTCTCTGACAACACTGGGTAAAGTTATCTCAGCACTGGCAGATAtg CACGGCTCAAAGAAGAGACGCTCTGATTTCATTCCCTACAGGGATTCTGTCCTCACATGGCTATTGAGAGAAAATCTAG gtGGAAACTCTCGTACGGCCATGATTGCTGCTCTGAGCCCAGCAGATATTAATTATGAAGAAACACTCAGTACTCTcag GTATGCAGACAGAGCTAAGCAGATAAAGTGTAATGCTGTCATTAATGAGGATCCAAACGCACGTCTCGTCAGGGAGCTGAAAGAAGAGGTCAACAGACTCAAAGAGCTCCTCCTGTCTCAGGGACTCAGCAACCTCATCACTGCCTCAg GGTCTGAAGCAGGACGCCCGGCTTTGGGAGGAGCATCAGGTGAGCTCCATCAGCCCTCGCTCTCATATGTACAGTCTACCTCTGATGCACCAATGGAGGGTGTGGCGCCCACTAGTCCCACTACACACATCAGCAAAGAGGAGGCCGCGGAGAGACTCAAG GAAACAGAGAAGATAATTGCAGAGTTGAATGAAACATGGGAGGAGAAGCTCAGGAAAACAGAGTCAATACGACAAGACAG GGAGGCTCTGCTGGCTGAGATGGGTGTGTCTGTAAAAGAAGATGGAGGAACAGTGGGTGTCTTCTCTCCCAAAAGA ACGCCCCATCTGGTGAATCTGAACGAGGATCCTCTGATGTCAGAGTGtctgatatattatattaaagatgGAGTCACCAG GGTTGGTCAGGAGGATGTGGATATTCGTCTTACCGGTCAGTTTATAAAGGAACTGCATTGCGTCTTTTGCAGTGAAGTCAATGAGAATAATGAAG TGGTGGTGACTTTGGAGCCATTAGTTGGCGCAGAAACGTACGTCAATGGAAAACGAATCACTGATGGTGTTGTGCTCAAACAAG GTAACCGTATAGTGATGGGGAAGAACCATGTATTCAGGTTTAACCACCCAGAGCAGGCCCGCTTAGAGAGAGAGCGCAATGCCACACAGGAGCAGCAGGGGGAGCCGGTGGACTGGAGCTACGCACAGAAAGAACTGCTGGAGAAACAAGGCATTGACATAAAGCAGGAGATGGAGAAGAG ACTGCAGGATCTGGAGAATCAGTACCGCAAAGAGAAGGAGGAGGCCGACCAGATATTGGAACAGCAGAGACTG TATGCAGACTCAGACAGCGGTGATGACTCAGATAAACGGTCCTGTGAGGAGAGCTGGAGACTCATCTCTTCTCTCAGAGAGAAATTGCCAGCCAACAag ATGCAGTCTATCGTGAAAAAGTGTGGTTTGCCCAGCAGTGGGAAGAGGAGGGAGCCACTGCGTGTGTATCAGATCCCCCAGCGCCGCCGCATACCTGCCACCCAGGAGTCCAAGCACAGACTCAGCTTGGAAGAGCTTCGCACACAGGCTGTTAAAGAGATCTGCTATGAG GTGGCACTTGGAGACTTTAGACACACACGGCAAGAGATTGAGGCCTTGGCTATTGTCAGGATGAAGGAGCTTTGTCGCACATATGGCCAAAAAGATCCTCAGGAGAGAGAAAGCTGGAAAAGTGTGGCGAAGGACGTATGTGAGACTGTGGGCATCGGAGAAGAGGAGGGAGACCGGGaggaaagaacaacagcagctgGAGGAGGAGGGAATGAGGGAGGAAAGACCGATATGGGAGAGCTCAAAGCTCATATTGACAAGCTGACTGATATACTGCAGGAAGTCAAGTTGCAGAATAATATGAAGGATGAGGAGATCCGATCACTAAGGGATCGCATGGTGAAGATGGAGAAGATATTCCCAGTCGAAGTTCAG GGAGACGGTGATAACATTGAGTTGGATGGGGCCAGAGGCGACAGCCCACCAGCAGAAGTCAACAGACGCGATGAGGATTCTGGGTACCGACGGGGTCGTCATCGCTGGCAGTACCCAGACAAATACCATGACCCTAAACGTCGCAAAGGAGCCAGCAATCAGCCAAACAATGCCCTCTACTCAGAGTCTCCCTCGGGACACTCTCAGAACAACCCATTCAGTATGGCATCGCCTCAATTCTCAAATCCATCTTTCATTTCTCAAATCCCTCGCAACCCCAATGGTCCTTTCTTGCCAGGCACTGGGCGGTTCTTGCCGCCTCAAGAGAGGAAGCTACAGTTCCCCTTTAAGAATAATCCCCAAAACCGAGGCTTCATCTGGGGCCCGTCATCAGGGGGTGAAGGTGGAAAGGACACATCCGCTCAGTCCAATACTGATATGGTTCATACTTTCCAATCATCTCCCTCACCAAACAAGGGCCAGTGGCCAAACAATCATCACCAACAGCGGCACAATCACGGTAACAGAGGCTACGGCAACTGGGGAAACAGGCAACGATCCAGAAACAGGGGGCGGAATCCATTTGATGGATATTTAACCAACGAA